The following proteins come from a genomic window of Pseudomonas sp. WJP1:
- a CDS encoding TetR/AcrR family transcriptional regulator, with translation MARQLTVQGHEKIGSRGQNSHDNVVVELPAKPRKHPKQARSVALVDALKTAGREILEGEGREALSIYRLSDYSGVAISSIYEYFPTIESLIGAIFEDYRADVRQQVIANIHALPASASLYDGIEMILRTGLSALHRWLQVDSELSLKSAYYGELVRLEIVKPERFWISMVIPALVQRFSDQVLVRDREKAGFLAYQAVTALPRALLIEKPEYLLDDDTVRLLTRMLHALLTTADPE, from the coding sequence ATGGCCCGCCAACTCACGGTACAAGGTCACGAGAAGATCGGATCTCGTGGTCAGAACAGCCATGACAATGTCGTGGTGGAATTGCCGGCCAAACCCCGCAAACATCCGAAACAGGCACGTTCGGTCGCCCTCGTCGACGCGCTGAAGACCGCCGGGCGCGAGATCCTCGAAGGCGAAGGACGGGAGGCGTTGTCGATTTATCGTCTTTCCGATTACTCGGGAGTCGCGATCAGTTCCATCTACGAATATTTTCCCACCATCGAGTCGCTGATCGGCGCGATCTTCGAAGACTACCGCGCCGATGTCCGCCAGCAGGTGATTGCCAACATCCACGCGCTACCGGCATCGGCCAGCCTCTATGACGGCATCGAGATGATCCTGCGCACCGGTCTTTCAGCCTTGCATCGCTGGCTGCAGGTCGATTCCGAGCTGAGCCTCAAGTCTGCCTACTACGGCGAATTGGTGCGCCTGGAGATCGTCAAGCCGGAGCGCTTCTGGATTTCCATGGTCATTCCGGCGCTGGTGCAACGCTTTTCCGATCAGGTTCTGGTGCGTGACCGCGAGAAGGCCGGCTTCCTGGCCTATCAGGCGGTCACCGCTTTACCCCGTGCGCTGTTGATCGAAAAACCCGAATACCTGCTTGATGACGACACCGTTCGTTTGCTGACGCGCATGCTCCATGCCCTGTTGACCACGGCAGACCCGGAATAA
- a CDS encoding acyl-CoA dehydrogenase family protein yields the protein MKLQKTTDAQRQAVDSFRTFLASEVTPVVRAYRGGPIPRERLREITQGIAEFGLPGASIAQAVGGMGLCVVTEAMLLEELCVVSCEIAHCVIGNMLVASVLADLPPARHGLRERYLPDLLAGRSCGGFYLHQADAQATGLEGGVNAWPTADGWVINGTHERVCNGLYCDFLIASVRTGDGTLRHVLVEREQHGFASRIIDRPSLNGTFNTRVSFRNVRLPASHAIWQEHDGAQQQARLLEKIDVGAALLSIGLTRAVLEACIVAAQNPDGPGGPPASQPWVALRIAEMATRLEAARLTCFRAYSLIDDGTPCEVQACMARWLASEMALKACQDALHLPGGKGLSAALELERLVREAIVLPVPHGLTDAQKLSIAKVLTGVSALG from the coding sequence ATGAAACTACAGAAAACCACTGATGCGCAGAGACAGGCAGTGGACAGCTTCCGTACCTTTCTCGCATCGGAGGTAACGCCCGTGGTCCGAGCGTACCGGGGCGGGCCCATTCCCCGGGAGAGGCTGCGTGAAATCACGCAGGGCATCGCCGAATTCGGCCTGCCCGGCGCGAGTATTGCGCAGGCTGTTGGTGGCATGGGTTTGTGCGTGGTCACCGAGGCCATGCTGCTCGAGGAGCTGTGCGTGGTCTCTTGCGAAATCGCCCATTGCGTCATCGGTAATATGCTGGTTGCGAGCGTGCTGGCGGACCTGCCCCCGGCACGGCACGGGTTGCGCGAACGGTATTTGCCGGATTTGCTCGCAGGGCGCAGCTGCGGCGGTTTTTATCTGCACCAGGCCGATGCCCAGGCAACGGGTCTCGAAGGTGGCGTCAATGCCTGGCCAACGGCGGACGGCTGGGTGATCAACGGTACGCATGAGCGGGTTTGCAACGGTCTGTACTGCGACTTTCTCATCGCCTCGGTGCGTACCGGGGACGGCACATTGCGTCATGTGCTGGTGGAGCGCGAGCAGCATGGATTTGCCTCGCGGATCATCGACCGGCCCAGCCTGAACGGGACATTCAATACCCGAGTGTCATTTCGCAATGTGCGCTTGCCTGCCAGCCATGCGATCTGGCAAGAGCACGATGGCGCGCAGCAACAGGCCAGGTTGCTGGAAAAGATCGACGTCGGGGCGGCCCTACTATCCATCGGGTTGACACGGGCGGTGCTGGAGGCATGCATTGTCGCCGCGCAAAACCCTGACGGGCCTGGCGGACCGCCTGCATCGCAGCCATGGGTGGCGCTCAGGATTGCGGAAATGGCGACAAGGCTCGAAGCGGCGAGACTGACCTGCTTTCGAGCTTATTCGCTGATCGACGACGGCACGCCTTGCGAGGTTCAGGCGTGCATGGCGCGCTGGCTGGCCAGCGAAATGGCACTCAAGGCTTGCCAGGATGCCTTGCATCTGCCTGGCGGCAAGGGCCTGAGCGCCGCGCTCGAACTTGAGCGTCTCGTACGCGAGGCTATCGTGCTGCCGGTTCCGCACGGGCTGACCGACGCGCAAAAGCTGTCGATCGCCAAAGTGCTCACGGGCGTCAGTGCCCTGGGCTGA
- a CDS encoding acyl-CoA dehydrogenase family protein — protein MSDTSAAFLGEQEIMIRESARKVAAEVVAPTAAERDRSATWPRHELQATAELGFLGMLIPEEYGGAGASFVEYCLAIEEFAAADTGFATLIHVHNSVGLAVARLGNEEQKRKYLPDLASGKRIGAFLLSEPHAGSDTAAFRTQARREGEHYVLNGSKQFISNGNEAGLGLVLAVTDKAAGKKGSSLLMVDPQESPGYVVARVEHKMGQRSAHVAQIQLEECRVPVANLLGEEGAGYRNVMGSLSEGRVAIAAVAAGTARAALQAAVGYAREREAYGAPIINLQGVAFDLADMAAQVDVAHHYMVHAARLCEAGVACAKEASMAKLFASEMAEKVCSDALQIHGGYGYLNDFPVERYCRDVRVTRIYEGTSHIQKLIIARSLG, from the coding sequence ATGAGCGACACATCCGCAGCGTTCCTCGGCGAACAGGAAATCATGATCCGCGAATCGGCGCGCAAAGTGGCCGCCGAAGTGGTTGCACCCACCGCCGCCGAGCGCGACCGCAGCGCCACCTGGCCGCGCCATGAACTTCAAGCGACTGCCGAGCTAGGCTTTCTCGGCATGCTGATCCCTGAAGAGTATGGCGGTGCCGGCGCCAGCTTCGTCGAGTACTGCCTGGCCATCGAGGAGTTCGCCGCCGCCGACACCGGTTTCGCCACCCTGATCCACGTGCACAACTCGGTGGGCCTGGCCGTGGCGCGCCTGGGTAACGAAGAACAGAAGCGCAAGTACCTGCCGGACCTCGCCAGCGGCAAGCGCATCGGGGCATTTTTGCTCAGCGAGCCTCACGCCGGCTCCGACACGGCTGCATTCCGCACCCAGGCCCGGCGCGAAGGCGAGCACTACGTACTCAATGGCAGCAAGCAATTCATCTCCAACGGCAACGAAGCAGGCCTGGGCCTGGTGCTGGCGGTCACCGACAAGGCCGCCGGCAAGAAGGGCAGCAGCCTGCTGATGGTCGACCCGCAGGAAAGCCCCGGATACGTCGTGGCGCGCGTTGAACACAAGATGGGTCAACGTTCGGCCCATGTGGCACAAATCCAGCTGGAAGAATGCCGGGTACCGGTAGCGAACCTGCTGGGCGAGGAAGGGGCAGGCTATCGTAATGTGATGGGGTCGTTGTCGGAAGGGCGGGTGGCCATTGCCGCCGTTGCCGCCGGTACCGCTCGTGCTGCACTGCAGGCGGCCGTGGGCTACGCCAGGGAGCGTGAGGCTTACGGCGCACCGATCATCAACCTGCAAGGGGTGGCGTTTGACCTGGCGGACATGGCGGCGCAAGTCGATGTCGCGCACCATTACATGGTGCATGCCGCGCGGCTTTGCGAGGCTGGTGTGGCCTGTGCCAAGGAAGCTTCCATGGCCAAGTTGTTCGCCAGCGAAATGGCTGAGAAAGTGTGTTCCGACGCGCTGCAGATCCATGGTGGCTACGGCTACCTGAATGATTTTCCGGTTGAGCGTTATTGCCGGGATGTGCGGGTGACCAGGATCTACGAGGGCACCAGCCATATCCAGAAGCTGATCATCGCTCGCAGCCTGGGCTGA
- a CDS encoding efflux RND transporter permease subunit has product MGSHNASDNLQSISNIDEFNHQSGSRLERLIFNHRLLVILLCSVVTLILGWDSSRLTLNAAFEKTIPQNHPYIRNFLDNRDELKGLGNAVRVVVQNRTGDIFDPAYLQALKQINDELFLTPGVDRANVKSLWMPVVRWNEVTEEGFAGGPVMPDNYTGSQAGIDALRQNIGRAQLLGNLVGTDFRSSMIFLPLLDKDISTGKPLDYWELSKRLESIRAQYSGTHGGADLNIRIVGFSKVVGDLLDGLQQMILYFAVAAVIAALIIFAWTRCVRSTVLVLGCSCIAVLWQLGLIARLGYALDPYSILVPFLVFAIGVSHGAQKMNGIMQDVARGTHRLVAARYTFRRLFLAGVTALVADAVGFGVLMLIDIPVIQDLAVTASIGVALLVITNLVLLPVMLSYTGVSPKAAARSLRKDQREAGGVWRLLERFTQRRWATALLLGAAILTVAGFVVSTQLQIGDLDAGASELRPNSRYNLDNAYINSKYSLSSDQFAVIVKTRAEGCLEYQTLVDADRLGWVLQQVPGVQSTVSLADAVRKITAGSYEGSPKWMSISPNQDVLNYAARTASTSNPELFNNDCSVMPVVAYLSDHKAQTLDQVVQAAQAFATAHSTPDRQFLLAAGSAGIEAATNIVVRKANLTMLLYVYAAVIVLCFITFRSWRAVVVAVVPLVITSILCEALMVLLGMGVKVATLPVIALGVGIGVDYALYLLSIQLARQRAGDTLAQAYRHALRFTGKVVALVGVTLAAGVITWAFSPIKFQADMGILLTFMFLWNMLGALALIPALSHFLLRDVHVHGSPVAMPQPTETPVAIEPKARTVQSVQADPNPV; this is encoded by the coding sequence ATGGGTAGCCACAACGCCAGCGACAACCTGCAATCGATCAGTAACATTGACGAATTCAACCACCAGTCAGGCAGTCGTCTGGAGCGGTTGATCTTCAACCATCGGCTACTGGTGATTCTCCTGTGTAGCGTCGTGACGCTGATCCTCGGTTGGGATTCATCGCGGCTGACGCTCAATGCCGCGTTCGAGAAAACCATCCCGCAGAACCATCCCTATATCCGCAACTTTCTGGACAATCGCGACGAGCTCAAGGGGCTGGGAAATGCGGTGCGTGTGGTGGTGCAGAATCGCACGGGAGATATTTTCGATCCCGCCTACCTGCAGGCGCTCAAGCAGATCAACGACGAACTGTTCCTGACCCCGGGCGTCGACCGGGCCAACGTAAAGTCGTTATGGATGCCGGTGGTGCGCTGGAACGAGGTCACCGAAGAGGGCTTCGCCGGTGGCCCGGTGATGCCGGATAATTACACGGGCTCCCAAGCCGGCATCGACGCCTTGCGCCAGAACATTGGCCGGGCGCAGCTGCTGGGGAATCTGGTGGGCACCGATTTCCGCTCCAGCATGATTTTCCTGCCTTTGCTGGACAAGGACATCAGCACTGGAAAACCGCTGGACTACTGGGAGCTTTCCAAGCGCCTGGAAAGCATACGCGCCCAGTATTCCGGCACTCACGGCGGCGCTGACCTGAACATCCGGATCGTCGGCTTTTCCAAGGTGGTGGGCGATCTGCTCGATGGTTTGCAGCAGATGATCCTGTATTTCGCCGTGGCGGCCGTCATTGCGGCGTTGATCATCTTTGCCTGGACCCGATGTGTACGCAGCACCGTGCTGGTGCTGGGCTGTTCGTGCATCGCGGTATTGTGGCAACTCGGGCTGATCGCCCGGCTGGGTTACGCGCTGGATCCTTATTCGATCCTGGTGCCGTTCCTGGTGTTCGCCATCGGCGTGTCCCATGGCGCGCAAAAAATGAACGGCATCATGCAGGACGTGGCCCGTGGCACCCATCGACTGGTCGCTGCCCGCTACACCTTCCGCCGCCTGTTCCTGGCCGGGGTCACGGCGCTCGTGGCTGACGCCGTGGGCTTTGGCGTGTTGATGCTGATCGACATTCCGGTCATCCAGGACCTGGCGGTCACAGCGTCCATCGGCGTGGCCCTGCTGGTGATCACCAACCTGGTCCTGCTGCCGGTGATGCTGTCCTACACCGGCGTCAGCCCGAAGGCTGCGGCGCGCAGCCTGCGCAAGGATCAACGCGAGGCCGGTGGGGTCTGGCGCCTGCTCGAGCGTTTCACACAGCGGCGCTGGGCGACGGCGCTGTTGTTGGGGGCGGCGATCCTGACGGTGGCGGGCTTCGTCGTCAGTACTCAGCTGCAGATTGGCGATCTGGATGCCGGGGCTTCGGAGCTGCGGCCCAATTCGCGCTACAACCTGGACAACGCCTATATCAACAGCAAGTACTCGCTGTCTTCGGACCAGTTCGCGGTCATCGTCAAGACGCGGGCCGAAGGCTGCCTGGAATACCAGACCCTGGTCGATGCCGACCGCCTGGGTTGGGTCCTGCAGCAAGTGCCGGGCGTACAGAGCACTGTGTCGCTGGCCGATGCGGTGCGCAAGATTACCGCGGGCTCTTACGAAGGCAGCCCGAAATGGATGTCCATCTCGCCCAACCAGGACGTGCTCAATTATGCGGCGCGCACCGCAAGCACCAGCAACCCCGAGCTGTTCAACAACGATTGCTCGGTGATGCCGGTGGTTGCGTACCTCAGCGATCATAAGGCGCAGACCCTGGATCAGGTGGTGCAGGCCGCGCAAGCCTTCGCCACCGCGCACAGCACGCCGGATCGCCAGTTCCTGCTGGCCGCCGGCAGCGCCGGGATCGAAGCGGCGACCAATATCGTGGTCAGGAAAGCCAACCTGACCATGCTGTTGTACGTGTACGCGGCGGTCATCGTGCTGTGCTTCATCACTTTCCGCAGCTGGCGCGCGGTTGTTGTCGCCGTTGTGCCGCTGGTGATTACCTCGATTCTTTGCGAGGCGTTGATGGTGCTGCTGGGCATGGGCGTCAAGGTCGCGACCCTGCCGGTGATCGCGCTGGGCGTGGGTATCGGCGTCGACTACGCCCTGTATCTGCTGAGCATCCAGCTGGCCCGCCAGCGGGCCGGGGACACCCTGGCCCAAGCCTACCGCCATGCCTTGCGCTTCACCGGCAAAGTGGTCGCGCTGGTGGGCGTGACCCTGGCGGCGGGTGTGATCACCTGGGCGTTCTCGCCCATCAAGTTCCAGGCCGACATGGGCATCCTGCTGACCTTCATGTTCCTGTGGAACATGCTCGGCGCCCTGGCCCTGATCCCGGCGCTGTCGCACTTTTTGCTCAGGGACGTGCATGTCCACGGTTCACCAGTGGCCATGCCGCAACCCACCGAGACGCCCGTTGCCATCGAACCCAAGGCCCGGACGGTGCAATCCGTACAGGCCGATCCGAACCCTGTCTGA
- a CDS encoding WD40/YVTN/BNR-like repeat-containing protein: MFKPLLRRPLVILTALLAGHAFSQPVFVSPLDTPSLQSTRAIHAPLNALAKAGGRLIAAGQRGHVLYSDNATTWVQAQVPVSSDLTALAFPSATEGWAVGHEGVVLHSSDAGKTWARQLDGRQIATILLKQYGHPTNPEDLEAQRLKQDAELFAAQGADKPLLDVWFADERTGFVTGAFNLILRTEDGGQTWTSWQDRVDNPRSMHLYGMRPAAGTLFMVAEQGLVLKLDAASQRFVKVELPYEGTLFGLLGDERLVLVYGLRGNALRSLDGGATWDKVDTGIKEGITSGLMADDGSIVLASQTGQLLRSTDRGATFSRVAVDRVAPNFAIAPAADGAVALAGLGGVRVQNLQQKKKVGEL; encoded by the coding sequence GTGTTCAAACCATTATTACGACGGCCCCTGGTGATCCTGACTGCGCTTCTGGCGGGGCACGCATTCTCGCAACCGGTCTTTGTCTCGCCCCTGGACACACCCTCGTTGCAAAGCACCCGGGCGATCCACGCGCCACTCAACGCATTGGCCAAGGCCGGTGGGCGGCTGATTGCTGCCGGCCAGCGCGGCCATGTTCTCTATAGCGACAACGCCACGACCTGGGTCCAGGCCCAGGTGCCGGTCAGTTCTGACCTGACCGCGCTGGCGTTCCCCAGCGCCACCGAAGGCTGGGCCGTGGGCCACGAAGGCGTCGTGTTGCACAGCAGTGATGCGGGCAAGACCTGGGCCAGGCAGCTCGATGGTCGACAGATCGCCACAATTTTGCTCAAGCAATACGGCCATCCCACCAACCCGGAGGACCTCGAAGCTCAGCGCCTGAAGCAGGACGCCGAATTGTTCGCCGCCCAAGGCGCCGACAAGCCGCTGCTGGATGTGTGGTTCGCCGATGAGCGCACGGGTTTTGTCACGGGTGCCTTCAATCTGATCTTGCGCACCGAGGACGGCGGCCAGACCTGGACCTCCTGGCAGGATCGAGTCGACAACCCGCGCAGCATGCACCTCTATGGCATGCGCCCGGCAGCCGGCACGCTGTTCATGGTCGCCGAACAGGGACTGGTGCTGAAACTGGATGCCGCCAGCCAGCGTTTCGTGAAAGTCGAATTGCCTTACGAGGGGACCTTGTTCGGCTTGCTCGGCGATGAACGCCTGGTGCTGGTCTATGGCTTGCGCGGCAACGCCCTGCGCAGCCTCGATGGTGGGGCCACCTGGGACAAGGTCGATACCGGCATCAAGGAAGGCATCACCAGCGGCTTGATGGCCGATGACGGCTCGATCGTGCTGGCCAGCCAAACCGGCCAATTGCTGCGCTCCACTGACCGTGGAGCGACCTTCAGCCGCGTCGCGGTGGACCGCGTGGCGCCCAACTTTGCAATCGCACCCGCTGCCGACGGGGCCGTCGCCCTGGCCGGCCTGGGCGGCGTGCGCGTGCAAAACCTGCAACAGAAAAAGAAAGTCGGAGAGCTGTGA